GAACGCTCCGTGATGGCGAGTGTTTCCTGCACATTGTGGTCGGTGATCAGGATGCCGATGTTCCGGTTTTTAAGTTGGGCGACAATTCGCTGGATATCTTCCACGGCAACCGGGTCTACCCCGGCAAAGGGCTCATCCAGCAGGATAAATTTGGGGTCGGTAGCCAGAGCACGGGCAATTTCGGTCCGTCGGCGCTCCCCCCCGGAGAGCAGGTCCCCCCGGTTTTTACGGATGTGGCCGATCCCGAATTCCTCGAGCAGGCTTTCCATCCGCATGTGCTGTTCCTTTTTGCTGAGGTCCGTGAGCTGCAGGACGCTCAGGATATTTTTTTCGACGCTGAGCTTCCGGAATACCGAAGCCTCCTGTGCCAGGTAGCCGATCCCGTACTGGGCCCGCTTGTACATCGGGAATTTCGTGATTTCCGTCTGGTCCAGGAATATGCGCCCCCCATTGGGTTTGATCAGCCCCACGATCATATAAAAGGACGTTGTTTTGCCTGCACCGTTCGGGCCGAGGAGCCCGACGATTTCACCCTGGTTGACTTCCAGGGAAATCCCTTTAACGACCTGGCGGCCGCGATAGGATTTCATGATATTTTCGGCTCGGAGTTTCATGGGACGTGGGCCAAACTTACAGTTTTTCGGGTGGGGTCGGTGCCATTTTCGGATTTTTTTAACCCTTGTTTTCCAGGACTTCCCAGAATTCTACCGCCCGCCTCAGGTGGGGGATGGTGATGGTGCCGCCCACCAGGGTGGCGATGCCCAGGGTTTCCATGACTTCCTGCTTGGTGGCCTGGTGTTTGTACAGGGTTTGCAGGTGGTACCGGACGCAGTCGTCGCACCGCAGGACCGTCGAGGCCACCAGGCCCAGGAGTTCCTTGGTCTTCACGTCCAGGGCGCCCGGGGCGTAGGCGTTCGTGTCCAGGTTAAACATCCGCTTCATCAGCCGGCTGTCGCTGTTGAGCAGTTTTTCGTTCATCCGTTCCCGGTAGGCGTTGAATTCATCGACTTGATCTGGCATTCTTCTGGGCTTTTGCCTGCCGTTTGAGCACGACAGAGGAGATGTAAATACTGATTTGATACAGGATCAGGACGGGCACGGCCACTATGATCTGACTGGCCACGTCCGGCGGGGTGATCACCGCGGAGAGGACCAGTACAATCACCAGGGCAATCTTCCGGTACTTCCGGAGGATCTCCGGGGTAACCAATCCCACCCGGGTGAGGAAAAAGATGATGATGGGCAGTTCAAACATGATTCCGCAGGCAATGACCGCTGCCCGCACCGTGGAGATGAAAGAGCTGATATCGATTTCATTCAGCACTTCCTCACTGACCTGATAGGTGCCCAAAAAATTGATGGACAGGGGGGCTACCACGTAATAGCCAAAGAGGACCCCCATAAAGAACAATGCCGAGGCTATCAGGATAAAGCCCCGGGAGTGCTTGCGCTCTTTTTCATAGAGCCCCGGGCTGATGAACTTCCAGATCTCGTAGAGCACGTAGGGGAAGCCCACGATAAATCCGGCCCATATGGAAGTCCAGATATGCGCGGAGAATTGTCCGGCCATCGTCCGGTTCTGGATGGTAAATGGCAGGGAATCTGCACAGAAGGCGGAATCGAAGCCCAGGCTCGTGGCGATATCGCAAAAGAGCCGGTACGTCGGGAAACTCATCTTTTTGGGCCCGAAGATGATCGTGTCGAAAATAAAGTCCTTCATCAGGAATGCCCCCACACCGAGGATCACGATGGCCAGTGTAGACCGGATCAGGTGCCAGCGCAGCTCTTCCAGGTGGTCCAGAAAGGACATTTCATTGGGGTCCTTGCGTTCTTTCTTTGCCATTAAAGTATGCCCTCCTTGATTAGGTTGTGGATATGGACCACCCCGATGTACCTGCCGTCCCGGGTGGCCAGCAATTGTGAAATGTCATTTTCCTCCATCATTTGCAGCGCTTTGACAGCCAGGACCTCGGAATCGACCGTTTTGGGCCCGGTGGTCATGATATCCCGGGCGCGCAGTCCGGCAATATTGTCGTGTTTGTTGAGCATCCTCCGGATGTCCCCGTCCGTGATAATCCCGGCAACCCGGTCCCCGTCCATCACGGCCGTGACCCCGAGCATTTTCTCGGAAATCTCCACGATGGCATCCTTGACCGGTGTATCCCCGGATACCTGCGGCACCTGGTTTTGCGCGGCGATGTCCCCCACGCGCAGGTAGAGTTTTTTCCCCAGGGTCCCTCCGGGGTGGTAGCGTGCAAAATCCCGGCTGCTGAACCCTCTGAGTTCGAGCAGGCAGATAGCCAGGGCGTCGCCCAGCACCAATTGGGCTGTTGTGCTGGTAGTCGGGGCCAGGTTGTTTGGGCAGGCCTCTTTTTCTACATAGGTGTTCAGGCAGTAGTCGGCGCGCCGGCCCAGGAAGGAATCCGGGCTGCCCGTCATCCCGATCAGCGGGTTGCCACCCTGTTTGATCAACGGGACGAGCAATTTGATTTCCGGGGTATTGCCGCTCTTTGAAATGCAGATGACCACGTCGTTTTGCTGGATGGTGCCCAGGTCTCCGTGAATGGCGTCCGCTGCGTGCATGTAGATGGCCGGGGTACCGGTGGAATTCAGGGTCGCCACAATTTTGGAGGCGATAATGGCGCTTTTGCCAATACCGGTGATCACCACGCGGCCGTCAGCTTCGAGAATGCACGAAACCGCCCGGGAGAAATCCTCCGTAAGCAGGGTGGCAAGGTGGTGGATGGCATCGCCTTCCAGGGCGATTGTTTGACGCGCTATTTCGAGTATAGCCTTACTGTCCTTCAAGGTTTTGCATTAATTAACACTAGCGGTTTCCAATCCTTAAAATGTATACAAAAGAGGGATTGTTTTTAAAAGAATGTGCTATATTTAAGAAAACAAAATTACATAAACTTATTAGAAACAAATTCAATTCCCCCGCATTTCACATTCGGCACATTATTTGCCGAGACCACCCTGTATCATCCAATGGATACGGCATACCCGGGGCCCCGGGATTGTGATGTTTGCAGAAAGAGCATGAAGCATGATTTTGAATGAGACCGACCTGAAAGCGTCCCTGAAGAAATACTTTGGGTTTTCGCAGTTTAAGGGACTTCAGGAAGACGTAATTAAAAATATTGTCCAGGGCAGAGACACCTTCGTCATAATGCCTACGGGAGGAGGGAAGTCGCTGTGTTACCAGTTGCCGGCCCTGATCGGCGAAGGCACGGCCATAGTGGTATCCCCACTGATTGCCCTGATGAAAAACCAGGTGGACGCCATCCGGGGCGTCTCGGACAACGACGGGGTGGCCCACGTGCTGAATTCCTCCCTGACCAAGGGTGAGGTCAAAGCCGTGAAGGAGGATATTACCTCCGGGGTCACCAAATTGTTGTACGTGGCCCCCGAATCGCTGACCAAGGAGGAATACGTGGACTTCCTGCAGGGGGTAACCCTTTCCTTTGTCGCTATAGACGAAGCCCATTGCATCTCGGAATGGGGGCACGATTTCCGTCCAGAATACCGGAATCTGCGATCCATTATCGACCGCCTCGGAGACGACATCCCGATTATCGCCCTGACGGCGACGGCAACCCCCAAGGTACAGGAAGACATCCTCAAGAATCTGGGTATCCCGGAAGCTGAAGTATTCAAGGCTTCCTTCAACCGCCCGAACCTGTACTACGAGGTACAGCCCAAAACCAAGAACGTGGATGCGGACATTATCCGGTTTGTGAAGAAAAACGCCGGGAAATCGGGTATTATATACTGCCTGAGCCGCAAGCGGGTGGAGGAACTCGCCCAGGTGCTGCAGGTAAACGGGGTCAGCGCGGTGCCGTACCATGCCGGTTTTGACGCCAAGACCCGCTCCCGGTACCAGGATATGTTCCTGATGGAGGAGGTGGATGTGGTCGTGGCTACCATCGCCTTCGGCATGGGGATCGACAAGCCGGATGTGCGCTATGTGATTCACCACGACATTCCCAAGAGCATTGAGAGCTACTACCAGGAAACCGGCCGGGCCGGCCGGGACGGGGGCGAAGGCCACTGCCTGGCTTTCTACAGCTACAAGGACGTGGAGAAACTCGAAAAATTCATGGCCGGCAAGCCCGTGGCCGAACAGGAAATCGGCAACGCCCTGTTGCAGGAGATCGTCGCCTACGCGGAAACATCTGTTTCCCGCCGGAAATTCATCCTCCACTATTTCGGGGAGGAATTCGACGAGGTCAACGGCGAAGGGGCGGATATGGACGACAACGTCCGGAACCCCAAGGAAAAGGTGGAAGCCCGGGACGACGTGGTAAAAATCATCCGGGCCGTCAAGGAAACAAATGAAAAATTCAAGGCCAAGGAAATCGTCAAGACGCTTACCGGGTCGTCCAACGCCCTGATCGCAGCCCATAAGACGGCCGGCAAAGAGGTTTTCGGCTCCGGGGCGGACAAGGACAAACACTATTGGATGGCCCTGGTCCGGCAAATCCTGGTAGCCGGCTTGTTAAAGAAGGAAATTGAACAATACGGCATCCTGCACGTTACCCCGTCCGGTGAGGAATTCCTGAAAAACCCGACATCCTTTATGATGACCCGTGACCACCGGTACAGCGAGGCCCAGGAAAGCCCTTCCGGCGGCACAGTCCGGCCGCGTTCCGGCACGGGGGACGATACGCTGCTCAAGCTGCTGCGGGACCTCAGGCGCAAAGAAGCTGCCAAGTTGGAAGTGCCGCCCTTTGTGATTTTCCAGGACCCTTCCCTGGAGGATATGGCTTTGAAATACCCCGTCAGCCATGAGGAACTCGTGAACATACACGGAGTGGGGGAAGGCAAGGCCCGCAAATACGGCAAACCGTTCCTCGGGTTGATTTCACAATACGTGGAGGAACACAATATCACGAGACCGGAGGACCTGGTGGTAAAAAGCACGGGTGCAAATTCGGCCCTCAAGCTCTATATTATCCAGAATGTAGACCGGAAACTGCCGCTGGACGACATCGCAGCGGCCAAGGGCCTGGAATTGCCGGAGCTCGTCCGGGAGATGGAACAAATTGTCTTCAGCGGTACCCGGTTGAACCTGGGCTACTACATCGACGATATCCTGGACGAAGACCAACAGGAAGAAATCCACGATTATTTTCTGGAGGCGGAGTCGGACGATATCGAGGAAGCCCTGAAAGAATTTGACGGGGAATACGAGGATGAGGAACTCCGGCTCTACCGCCTAAAATTCATGAGCGAAGTCGCAAACTGACCCAAAGCTGCACAACCTGTTTTATTGAAGGATTCCCGGTGGCGGGTGTGCGCCCTGCGCCTAGGGGGCCAGGAACCTGAAGGGCTCCCACGGCAGATTCCGCAACACGGTAAATAAGAGTACCAGCGCCAGCACCACCCAGGGGGCCCGGGGATGGTCCAGCGGGCTGTTGGGGAACCGTTTTCCGAAATTTCGCACCACGCGTTCCGTGCCGTGCCAGCCGAGAAGCAATACGGCCGGGGGGAACAGCAGGTTATGGCCAAATGCCCCGCCCAGATCCAGGCGGGTGAGGTCGTGCAGTGCGCGCTGGCTGCCGCAGCCCGTACACAACAGGCCGGTGAGCTGGTGGAAGGGACAGGCCGGAAAGGACCCGCCTTCCGGGTCCATATGGTAGTAAACCAGCAGTAGGAATACTCCGGCGGCTACCCCTCCAAGGGCATACCACGTTATTTTGCGATCAGTAGCGGGCATTTTCCATGATCCCGGCAAAGATGCTGAAGCCGAAGATGGCCAGGTAGATGATTACTCCGATTCCCCCTACCACCAGGCCTACAATCCCCCAGGTACGTGCGCTCCGGGAATACTGTTCCGCCAGGGGATAATCGCCCCGGGCATAGGTCTCGTTTACCCGAGCGGCATATATGATGCTCACGATGCCCGCCGGGAGGCAGCAGCAGACCGTGCAGATAATGGCCAGGGCCAGGTAATTGCTCGGTTTTGGGGGTTGGTTTTCCATTTCGTTCATGCTGGTGGTTGTTTTAATAGGTTATCGTACTCGGCCGGGGGGATATGGCAGTGGCGGACGGTCGGTACCGTCCACCGGGGGTTATTCCTCAAACCCCCACTGTTCCATCATTTCGCGGGATTGTTCCATCATGGCATCCCATCCTCCCAGTTGCTGGATGCGGAACAGCATAAAACCAAAATAAAGCACACCGAGGACAATGGCGATTATGGCGAGTATCCGGGCGGTTTTCCACTGGTTGTAATTTGTGTAGACCTCCGGGGACTCCAGGTACTTCTTGTAGTCCGACCGAAGCAGCAGGTAGGCGATTACACCCAGGAGGATTGCCGGAAGCCCCCAGATGCAGCAACAGACATAGCCCAGGATGGATAATACAATGGCCAGGGTTACATTCGGTAATTTTCTTTGTTCCATGGTAGCGGTGGTTTAGTGGTATTGTTGGTTTAAAGGTTTAGTTTCAGGAGGAAATTCACGAGGATCGCAGCCACTGTAATACCCGCCAGCCAGGTAATCAGCTGCGTGCCATTCCTGACCCAGGCCAGCCGGTCGGCCACGATAGCCGCAAACAGGGCCATCAGGGGCAACAGGGCAGGGTACATCAGGAAGGATTCGATCAGTTCGCCACGCAGCAGGAGGGCAACAGCGCGTTGGAGGCCGCAGCCGGGGCACGAAATGCCCAGGATTTGCTGGCTCAGGCAGGGGAGCATGTCGGCTTCGGAAAAAATGGCTAATTGTATCATAGGGAAAAGACCGTCCCGGGATTTCCGAACGGTAAATTACTATTATTTTTGGGCAATGAAAATAAAACCCACCATTTATTTGGTCGCCGCCAATGCCCCCGCGGCCGGGGTAACCTCTAATCCCGAGGACGATGGAAAGCATTGAACCGGGCGATCGGGTCCAGTGGCTGGATGAAGACCTGGAGGGCGTGGTCCTGTCGGTCACCCCGGAGGGAATTCGCGTTCGCACCCCGGACGGGTTTGAAATGACGGCAGCCCCTGAGGCCGTCGTCCGTATCCCGCAAGGTGCCTCCCTGCCGGTACCCCCTTCGGCGGCCTCGGAGAAGCCGCAGGAAAAGCCGAATCGGAAGGGACTCCGGACCGGAAGCAAAAAGGCGCGCTACGCCCCGGCCCTGGAGGTGGACCTGCACATCGAAAAAATTCACCCGGCCCCGCAGCGCCTGGACACATATGAAATCCTCGATATACAAATGGAAACCGCGCGCCGCCAGCTGGAGTTTGCCCTGAGCAAACGAATCCAGAAAGTGGTATTTATCCACGGGGTGGGCCAGGGGGTGCTCAAGGCCGAATTGCGGACGCTTTTCCGCCGATACGACCACCTGAAAGTGCGGGAGGCCGATTACCGCTCCTACGGCCTGGGCGCCACGGAAATCTATATCCCCCAGGAGGCTTTTAACTAGAAGTCAATTGCTGGATTCGGAATTCAATTGGAAGATGTGGTAACCGTCCCGAATTCCTCCACGCTGATATTGGTGAGGCGCTCCCCGTTGGAGGTGATAAACGACACTCCGGCCAGGCGGATTTCGTGTGTGAAGAGCGTGGTATCCGCGGCGTCCCGGACCGTGGTGATCAGGACGCTCCCCGCTTCGGCTTCTACCTCCTGCAGTACCACCGGGGTTGCCGGGGGGATTTCCCCGCAGAAATACGAACTGCTGACGGCATCGTCGAACAGGCGGTAGGTCAGCTGGGAATTTCCCGGGATTGCCGATTCGATTTCGCCCCCGGAATCCGCATTTGCCAGCAGGCCGCTTTCGAGTTGCAGGATCAGCGCTTCGGAATTGTCGATTTTGAAGAATAGCTCCGTCGCGGTGGTTGCCGTACCGCAGTTCTGGATGGCAACCTCGTCAAAATCGATGGTTTCGATTTCGAGGTCCCCGCTGGAACAGGCAGACAGGAAACCGGCACAAAGAAATATCAGGGCTTTTTTCACAATGCCAAAGATACCTGAAATGACCCTGAATCTCCCAAGTGTCTCCCCGTAATTTTAGGAGGATTTAACTAATTTCGGTACTTTTGGCCTGTTAAAAACCAAGCTTTGCGCGCCATGGAAAAAGTATATCTGGACAATGCGGCAACCACCTGTATCCGGGAAGAAGTAATCGCTTCCATGTGCGAAGCCCTGGAGGGTTGCTACGGAAACCCATCCTCTACGCATTCCTTTGGCCGGAGCGCCAAAACGGGCATCGAAAAGGCGCGGAAGACCATCGCGGCCCGCTTGGGTGCCCGCCCTGGTGAGATCATCTTCACTTCGGGGGGTACCGAGGCCGATAATATGATCCTGCGGTGCGCTGTCCGCGACCTGGGGGTCCGGACCCTGATTACCACGCGCATCGAACACCACGCTGTTTTGCACACCGCCCAGGCACTGGCCGGGGAATCCGGTATCCGGCTGGAGTATGTCCCCCTGGACGCGGACGGCAACCCCCGGCTGGAAGCCCTCGAAAAATTACTGCAGGCCGATGACAGCCGGAAGCTCGTTAGCCTGATGCACGTCAACAACGAAATCGGCAACCTGACCGACCTGCAGGCGGTTTCCGCGATCTGCCGCCAACACGGGGCATTGTTCCATTCGGATACCGTGCAATCCATCGGGCATTTTCCCTGGGACGTACAGCAAACGCCGGTGGATTTTGCCACTGCTGCGGCCCACAAGTTCCACGGCCCGAAGGGTGTCGGATTTGCTTACATCCGCAAGGATACGGGATTGGGCCCCCTGATTTTGGGCGGGTCACAGGAACGCGGGTACCGGGCCGGGACCGAGGCCTACCACAACATCCTGGGCCTGGAGACCGCCCTGGAGGCCGCCTACGCTAACTTGGAACAGGAAAGGGAACACATTGTGGGACTTAAAAAATACTTCATCGACAAGCTTCGTGATTCCATCCCGGGGGTGGCTTTTAACGGTCTGTCGGCCGATCCCGAAAGGAGCACCTATACGCTGGTCAATGTGCGGTTGCCGCTGAGCGAAGAACAGGGGCAGTTGCTGTTGTTCCACCTGGATTTGAAAGGTATTGCCTGTTCCAAAGGGAGTGCCTGCCAGTCCGGCAGTACGGGTGCCTCCCATGTCCTGGCGGAAATCCTCCCCGAGGAGGAAATGGCGAAGCCTTCCCTGCGCTTTTCATTTTCGCATTACAACGGGCGGGAGGAACTGGACTATACGGTGGGGGTTTTGAAAGAATTTGTGGAATCCCAGGTGGGCAAGGCGGTCTAGCTTGCCGGAGGTCTTTTTTCTTTAACGGCCTTCCTTGTCGTAGGGGAATTTCCGGGCCGCCTTCTTCATCATCTTGTCGATCAAATCGTCGGTGTCCTTGCCGGATTTCCGGCTGATTTCCTGCTCGTATTTCCAGATGAGTTTTCCGGATTTCCCGTCGCTGATCTTGATGCCGATCCTGCCGTAGTCGGCATCGCCCAACAGGTAGTCCAGAAAACTGAAGTCAGAGGGGACACCATCGGAAAGCAATACGTTGACATCCAGGTTCCCGCTGATGATGCCGTCCACTCCCAGGATGTCCGCGAGTTCCCGGATCGTATACCGGTCGATGTTGTCGTATGAGATGTCGTTCTGGGCAAGCAGCGCGTTCGTATCCTTGCTGTTCTGGAAGTCCACGCTGAATTTTTTGCGTTTTTTGCCACGCCCGAAATAGGTTTCCAGGGCATCCTGCACGGCATACCCCTCCTTTTGCTCCAGGCGGTGCTTTTCGCTCCGGCTGAGCTCCTCATCCAGGTCCAGGTGGGTGAAGAACGGGATGATGGCAAGCACCTGGTGGTCCTGGCTCAATTCGTCAAAACGATTGCTCTGGAAGATGTTTTTCTGGGCAACTGCATTCGCAGTACCCGCGATTATCAGGAAGGCTACCAGCAAATTTTTCATAGAGGCAACACGGGGTTGGGGTGTTGGATATCCGGCAACGTGTTGGGCCGGATGCAATTATGCTGCAAAAGTACGCAAAAATACGGCTTATCACAACCCGGCGCGTACCTTCTGGCAGGGGAGGTTACCGCCGGAAAAAGGTCGCCCAATACCGGCTTATATTCCCCGCGTTGTCGGTTACTTCCACCTCCAGTTCACACTCCCGGGCATCGCCGATACGATCGTCGAAGTTATAGGTGATTGTACCGTCCTTGGGCTCGTATTCCATCAGGATCCACTTGCCGTTCAACGTGGCCGAATAGGAAGCGATGCCGCTGAGGTCGTCTGCAATCCGAAGGCTCAGGTAGCGATAGTTGGTAAGCCACTGCCGGTGCTTGAAATTGCGGGGCCGGATCGTGGGGGCAAGGGTATCGGTAGCCAGGGTAAATTCCCCGAGTTCCCTGCTGCGCATGCTGAAGGTGTTGCCCCTTTTGTACGTCCGGGTGTATCCGGGGTTGCCCCTCGAATCCAGCCGGGCGATAAACATCCGGGCGCGATCGGCCTCCGGGATGTGCGAAACATCAAAACTCAGGGTGAAATTCCGGTGGAGGGGCACGGTGGGCTTATGCAGTTTCACTGTATCCCCGTCGCTTCCAAGTTCCAGGTAGGTGTTCTGATAAAAGCTGCCGGCCGGAAAATAGGCCTGCGCCCTGCCCAGGTCAAAGCTCGCGGGTTTATCCGCCCGGATGAAGTAGGGGGTTTTCAGCTCATCCCCCCCGGACGGGGTTCCCGATTCGCCCCGCACCGGAACGGTCAGGATGGTTTCGTTCCCTGCCAGATCCGAGATTTCGATCCGTATTTCGTGCCGGCTCCCGGGCGATACCCGGATCTTCCCGTCGTCCTTGATTTCCTGATAGAGGCTGAGCCGGTTGCCGGAATCCCGGAAGCATTTCTGCACCCGCCGGTTGGTCGTGGCGTAGTACGGATAGTCGATCAGCGTATTGATGTACCGGGTTTCCCCGAAGGAGAATTTTTCAAAAACCAAATCCGTGCGGGTAGCCCCATCCACTTCCTGTCGAATGCGGTACACCCCGTTGCGGTTGGCTGCCAGGTCCTGCCGGTCGTAGGCCTGTACGCCGAGGCCAATGGTCCCGGAGGCCACCAGGGTATCCGCCAGGTAGGTGCCGTCTGCCTGCCTGCGCATCTGCAATTCCACGCGTTGGCCAACCCCGTTAACGTGGGCCCCATCGGACAGCGGGTAGGCAAATGCCGCCTCCAGGGTCGGGTTGGTGGCATCCCTGACGTCGATACCGTACAAGAGGGGGTTTGTGGGTTTCTCATCCACGCTGCTCCGGATTTCAAAATGCAGGTGCGGCCCCGAGGAACCCCCGGTATTGCCGGTATAGGCAATGATATCCCCTTTTTTAACAGGTACTTCCCCGTAGTCCGGAAAGGTCTCCACCTCATAGGAACGGCGTTTATACTGCAGGTCCTTGACGTATTCCTCAATGCCCGGGCCGTATTTCTGCAAGTGCGCATAGACGGAGGTATATCCGTTGGGATGCGCAATGTACAGGGCTTTTCCGTACCCCCAATGCCCAACCTTAATCCGGCTGACCGTACCATCCGCAATGGCCCGGACCGGCAGGCCCTGGCGTTGCTGGGTCTTGATGTCGATGCCCGCATGGAAGTGGTTTGAGCGCAACTCCCCGAAAGTCCCAGCCAGGATGATGGGGATATCCAGAGGGGGGTCGAACCGGGTTTCGGCCGGGGCGTATTGCGCCGGGGCATACAGGGATGCCAGTAGGAATAGCAAGGGGAGGATACGAGTCATAGCAAGGGAATTCCCTGCGAAATTAAGGATTCGGGCCGCAATAATGCAACATCGGGTAAAAACGAAGCCTGCGGGTGGCGTATGCCCCGCCGTCAGCGGCTTTACGCGCCGCAGGGGCGGAATAGTTGCAAAAAGTATTGCGAAGTCGCCCCCGGAGTGTTAACTTTGTGTAAATGCATTGAATTCTGCCCGGTGAGCGAAATGGTCGACATCGTTGACTCCCTCGAGAACAAGATCAGCAAGCTGTTGCGGAAACTCGAGTTGCTGCAACAGAGCAGGAAGAACTTGGAAGGGGAAGTTGCCGCGCTTAAGGAAGCGCGGGATACCGCCCGGGAAGCAGCCGACAAGTGGGAAGAGAAATACAATTCCCTGAAAATGGCGAATTCGATGCTGGGCAGTGAAACCAACAAATCAGAAGCCAAGCTCAAAATAAATGCGCTAATCAGGGAATTGGACCAGTGCATCGTTCAATTGGCTGAATAGCGACCAAGTTCAAACAAATGACCGAGAGGCTCAAGATAAAGCTATCCATAGCGGATCGCGTATACCCGCTGACGATCGACCCGGCCCAGGAAGAGGGCCTTCGGAAGGCGGCCAAGAATATTGAGCAACTCGCCAAAA
This genomic window from Robiginitalea biformata HTCC2501 contains:
- a CDS encoding DUF2752 domain-containing protein, coding for MPATDRKITWYALGGVAAGVFLLLVYYHMDPEGGSFPACPFHQLTGLLCTGCGSQRALHDLTRLDLGGAFGHNLLFPPAVLLLGWHGTERVVRNFGKRFPNSPLDHPRAPWVVLALVLLFTVLRNLPWEPFRFLAP
- the lptB gene encoding LPS export ABC transporter ATP-binding protein; the encoded protein is MKLRAENIMKSYRGRQVVKGISLEVNQGEIVGLLGPNGAGKTTSFYMIVGLIKPNGGRIFLDQTEITKFPMYKRAQYGIGYLAQEASVFRKLSVEKNILSVLQLTDLSKKEQHMRMESLLEEFGIGHIRKNRGDLLSGGERRRTEIARALATDPKFILLDEPFAGVDPVAVEDIQRIVAQLKNRNIGILITDHNVQETLAITERSYLMFEGGILKSGLPEDLAADEMVRKVYLGQNFELRKKKLLF
- a CDS encoding CD225/dispanin family protein: MNEMENQPPKPSNYLALAIICTVCCCLPAGIVSIIYAARVNETYARGDYPLAEQYSRSARTWGIVGLVVGGIGVIIYLAIFGFSIFAGIMENARY
- the recQ gene encoding DNA helicase RecQ, which encodes MILNETDLKASLKKYFGFSQFKGLQEDVIKNIVQGRDTFVIMPTGGGKSLCYQLPALIGEGTAIVVSPLIALMKNQVDAIRGVSDNDGVAHVLNSSLTKGEVKAVKEDITSGVTKLLYVAPESLTKEEYVDFLQGVTLSFVAIDEAHCISEWGHDFRPEYRNLRSIIDRLGDDIPIIALTATATPKVQEDILKNLGIPEAEVFKASFNRPNLYYEVQPKTKNVDADIIRFVKKNAGKSGIIYCLSRKRVEELAQVLQVNGVSAVPYHAGFDAKTRSRYQDMFLMEEVDVVVATIAFGMGIDKPDVRYVIHHDIPKSIESYYQETGRAGRDGGEGHCLAFYSYKDVEKLEKFMAGKPVAEQEIGNALLQEIVAYAETSVSRRKFILHYFGEEFDEVNGEGADMDDNVRNPKEKVEARDDVVKIIRAVKETNEKFKAKEIVKTLTGSSNALIAAHKTAGKEVFGSGADKDKHYWMALVRQILVAGLLKKEIEQYGILHVTPSGEEFLKNPTSFMMTRDHRYSEAQESPSGGTVRPRSGTGDDTLLKLLRDLRRKEAAKLEVPPFVIFQDPSLEDMALKYPVSHEELVNIHGVGEGKARKYGKPFLGLISQYVEEHNITRPEDLVVKSTGANSALKLYIIQNVDRKLPLDDIAAAKGLELPELVREMEQIVFSGTRLNLGYYIDDILDEDQQEEIHDYFLEAESDDIEEALKEFDGEYEDEELRLYRLKFMSEVAN
- a CDS encoding Smr/MutS family protein, with product MESIEPGDRVQWLDEDLEGVVLSVTPEGIRVRTPDGFEMTAAPEAVVRIPQGASLPVPPSAASEKPQEKPNRKGLRTGSKKARYAPALEVDLHIEKIHPAPQRLDTYEILDIQMETARRQLEFALSKRIQKVVFIHGVGQGVLKAELRTLFRRYDHLKVREADYRSYGLGATEIYIPQEAFN
- the tatC gene encoding twin-arginine translocase subunit TatC; its protein translation is MAKKERKDPNEMSFLDHLEELRWHLIRSTLAIVILGVGAFLMKDFIFDTIIFGPKKMSFPTYRLFCDIATSLGFDSAFCADSLPFTIQNRTMAGQFSAHIWTSIWAGFIVGFPYVLYEIWKFISPGLYEKERKHSRGFILIASALFFMGVLFGYYVVAPLSINFLGTYQVSEEVLNEIDISSFISTVRAAVIACGIMFELPIIIFFLTRVGLVTPEILRKYRKIALVIVLVLSAVITPPDVASQIIVAVPVLILYQISIYISSVVLKRQAKAQKNARSSR
- a CDS encoding carboxymuconolactone decarboxylase family protein, which gives rise to MPDQVDEFNAYRERMNEKLLNSDSRLMKRMFNLDTNAYAPGALDVKTKELLGLVASTVLRCDDCVRYHLQTLYKHQATKQEVMETLGIATLVGGTITIPHLRRAVEFWEVLENKG
- a CDS encoding cysteine desulfurase family protein; the protein is MEKVYLDNAATTCIREEVIASMCEALEGCYGNPSSTHSFGRSAKTGIEKARKTIAARLGARPGEIIFTSGGTEADNMILRCAVRDLGVRTLITTRIEHHAVLHTAQALAGESGIRLEYVPLDADGNPRLEALEKLLQADDSRKLVSLMHVNNEIGNLTDLQAVSAICRQHGALFHSDTVQSIGHFPWDVQQTPVDFATAAAHKFHGPKGVGFAYIRKDTGLGPLILGGSQERGYRAGTEAYHNILGLETALEAAYANLEQEREHIVGLKKYFIDKLRDSIPGVAFNGLSADPERSTYTLVNVRLPLSEEQGQLLLFHLDLKGIACSKGSACQSGSTGASHVLAEILPEEEMAKPSLRFSFSHYNGREELDYTVGVLKEFVESQVGKAV
- a CDS encoding CCC motif membrane protein; amino-acid sequence: MEQRKLPNVTLAIVLSILGYVCCCIWGLPAILLGVIAYLLLRSDYKKYLESPEVYTNYNQWKTARILAIIAIVLGVLYFGFMLFRIQQLGGWDAMMEQSREMMEQWGFEE
- a CDS encoding KpsF/GutQ family sugar-phosphate isomerase, producing MKDSKAILEIARQTIALEGDAIHHLATLLTEDFSRAVSCILEADGRVVITGIGKSAIIASKIVATLNSTGTPAIYMHAADAIHGDLGTIQQNDVVICISKSGNTPEIKLLVPLIKQGGNPLIGMTGSPDSFLGRRADYCLNTYVEKEACPNNLAPTTSTTAQLVLGDALAICLLELRGFSSRDFARYHPGGTLGKKLYLRVGDIAAQNQVPQVSGDTPVKDAIVEISEKMLGVTAVMDGDRVAGIITDGDIRRMLNKHDNIAGLRARDIMTTGPKTVDSEVLAVKALQMMEENDISQLLATRDGRYIGVVHIHNLIKEGIL
- a CDS encoding DUF2752 domain-containing protein, with protein sequence MIQLAIFSEADMLPCLSQQILGISCPGCGLQRAVALLLRGELIESFLMYPALLPLMALFAAIVADRLAWVRNGTQLITWLAGITVAAILVNFLLKLNL